In Rhizophagus irregularis chromosome 19, complete sequence, the following are encoded in one genomic region:
- a CDS encoding 60S ribosomal protein eL37 — protein sequence MTKGTSSFGKRHTKTHTLCRRCGRRAFHNQKKTCAQCGYPSAKTRSYNWSEKGKRRKTTGTGRMRYLKHLPRRFKNGFREGTQAVKRSAPATDSSDV from the exons ATG ACAAAGGGTACCTCAAGCTTCGGTAAACGCCACACAAAGACCCACACTTTATGCCGTCGATGTGGAAGGCGTGCATTTCATAATCAAAAGAAAACTTGTGCTCAGTGCGGATACCCCTCTGCAAAAACGAGGAGCT acaaCTGGAGCGAAAAAGGTAAACGTAGAAAAACTACAGGTACTGGCAGAATGCGGTATTTAAAGCATCTTCCTCGTCGTTTTAAGAATGGTTTTCGTGAAg GCACTCAAGCAGTAAAACGATCAGCTCCAGCTACGGATAGTTCTGACgtttga